Proteins encoded in a region of the Eriocheir sinensis breed Jianghai 21 unplaced genomic scaffold, ASM2467909v1 Scaffold454, whole genome shotgun sequence genome:
- the LOC126992401 gene encoding uncharacterized protein LOC126992401 isoform X2 has product MLTSMRLYTIMNQLVKDWSLLQAPLCDSTAGEPTQDQKVDEGNLESQHQTLAPPPPRPGSLPQGPWSHQSIVMSAVKVLLKGGFQVFTGLHKSSRE; this is encoded by the exons ATGCTGACatcaatgag GCTATACACGATTATGAACCAGTTGGTGAAGGACTGGAGCCTCCTCCAAGCACCCCTGTGTGACAGTACAGCTGGTGAACCCACTCAGGACCAGAAG GTTGATGAGGGTAATCTTGAGAGCCAGCACCAGACCCTGGCGCCTCCTCCACCCCGGCCAGGATCCCTCCCCCAGGGCCCATGGAGCCACCAGAG CATCGTCATGTCAGCTGTGAAGGTGTTGCTGAAGGGAGGTTTTCAAGTCTTCACAGGCCTTCACAAGTCCTCCAGGGAATGA
- the LOC126992401 gene encoding uncharacterized protein LOC126992401 isoform X1 yields MLTFLGLLQSLTRHLSQAPSFTLDHPWRRTPWSLPRSTGMLTSMRLYTIMNQLVKDWSLLQAPLCDSTAGEPTQDQKVDEGNLESQHQTLAPPPPRPGSLPQGPWSHQSIVMSAVKVLLKGGFQVFTGLHKSSRE; encoded by the exons ATGCTCACGTTTTTGGGATTGCTTCAAAGCTTGACGAGACACCTCTCCCAGGCTCCCTCCTTCACGCTGGACCACCCCTGGAGGAGGACTCCCTGGAGCCTGCCAAGGAGTACAGGGATGCTGACatcaatgag GCTATACACGATTATGAACCAGTTGGTGAAGGACTGGAGCCTCCTCCAAGCACCCCTGTGTGACAGTACAGCTGGTGAACCCACTCAGGACCAGAAG GTTGATGAGGGTAATCTTGAGAGCCAGCACCAGACCCTGGCGCCTCCTCCACCCCGGCCAGGATCCCTCCCCCAGGGCCCATGGAGCCACCAGAG CATCGTCATGTCAGCTGTGAAGGTGTTGCTGAAGGGAGGTTTTCAAGTCTTCACAGGCCTTCACAAGTCCTCCAGGGAATGA